One segment of Bradyrhizobium sp. WD16 DNA contains the following:
- a CDS encoding ABC transporter ATP-binding protein, with amino-acid sequence MSAALLSAQDIRKSYRGVTALDGVCLDVKAGGITGLIGPNGSGKSTLFDCICGFQARDGGQVLLDGRDLAGLAPQAIARAGLRRTFQQLRVFPELSVRDNLLTAAQAAPGFSYLSELLRTRAVRAHERRMAERAQAVLAEIKLARLASLAAGGLSYGQKKLLELGMALMSEPKVLLLDEPMAGVNPTLIEGLKQELLRLRQRGVTLLVVEHNLKLVFEICDYVYVLDRGRILAEGPPAMIAEDARVLAAYMGGRTQAAEARREVGLD; translated from the coding sequence ATGAGCGCAGCGCTGCTGTCGGCGCAGGACATCCGCAAATCCTATCGCGGCGTCACCGCGCTCGACGGCGTCTGTCTCGACGTCAAGGCCGGCGGCATCACCGGGCTGATCGGTCCCAACGGGTCGGGCAAGTCGACCCTGTTCGACTGCATCTGCGGCTTTCAGGCGCGCGACGGCGGCCAAGTGCTGCTCGACGGCCGTGATCTCGCAGGTCTCGCACCCCAGGCCATCGCCCGCGCCGGGCTGCGCCGCACCTTCCAGCAGCTGCGGGTGTTCCCCGAGCTCAGCGTCAGGGACAACCTGCTCACCGCGGCCCAGGCCGCACCGGGATTTTCCTACCTGAGCGAACTCCTGCGCACGCGCGCCGTGCGCGCCCATGAGCGGCGGATGGCCGAGCGCGCGCAAGCCGTGCTCGCGGAGATCAAGCTGGCGCGGCTCGCGAGCCTGGCGGCGGGCGGGCTGTCCTACGGCCAGAAGAAGTTGCTCGAACTTGGCATGGCGCTGATGAGCGAGCCCAAGGTCCTGCTGCTCGACGAGCCGATGGCCGGGGTCAATCCGACGCTGATCGAGGGCCTCAAGCAGGAGCTGCTGCGGCTGCGCCAGCGCGGCGTCACGCTGCTCGTGGTCGAGCACAATCTCAAGCTGGTGTTCGAGATCTGCGACTACGTCTATGTGCTCGACCGCGGCCGGATTCTCGCCGAGGGGCCGCCCGCGATGATCGCCGAGGATGCCCGGGTGCTCGCCGCCTACATGGGCGGCAGGACGCAGGCCGCGGAGGCGCGGCGAGAGGTGGGCCTTGACTGA
- a CDS encoding ABC transporter substrate-binding protein: MFQSAWRSSWRSSLVSALALACLLPAAASAQDVRIGFTGPVTGPAAFLGQQMKWGAELAVAKLNAAGGVLGRKVSFEMQDSQCRPADALSGAEKLLNQDKVDLLLGDLCSGATMALMPVAEKAGKPMIVSISTLPEITAKAGAGGNPWVFRTVPNDSMMVKAAAAKLKAAGIKSIAFLAEDTDYGRASVALLKGEIGGAIQVASEDYVKPTEADFLSVLTKLRSGKPDAIAVFMLDQQGANLAKQYVQFGLAIPLVGRPPLMAPQIKELIAQAKFDGSWTIYPYYDQYHNPANDAFVAAFVAANKQPPHYVAYGIYESVLVAADAIKRAGSADPKAVRDALAKSDYAGILGPIVFDANHQAHNNMVYLVAAGGKLDVKELLPAR, from the coding sequence GTGTTCCAGTCCGCTTGGCGTTCGAGTTGGCGTTCCTCGTTGGTGTCCGCGCTCGCGCTCGCCTGTCTGTTGCCGGCCGCCGCATCGGCGCAGGACGTCCGCATCGGCTTCACCGGTCCGGTCACCGGTCCCGCCGCCTTTCTCGGCCAGCAGATGAAGTGGGGCGCCGAACTCGCCGTCGCCAAGCTCAATGCGGCCGGCGGCGTGCTCGGCCGCAAGGTGTCCTTCGAGATGCAGGACAGCCAGTGCCGGCCCGCCGACGCATTGTCGGGCGCGGAGAAGCTTCTGAACCAGGACAAGGTCGATCTTCTGCTCGGCGATCTGTGCTCCGGCGCGACCATGGCGCTGATGCCGGTGGCCGAGAAGGCGGGCAAGCCGATGATCGTCTCGATCTCGACCCTGCCGGAGATCACCGCCAAGGCCGGCGCCGGCGGCAACCCGTGGGTGTTCCGCACGGTGCCGAACGACAGCATGATGGTGAAGGCGGCGGCGGCCAAGCTCAAGGCGGCCGGCATCAAGTCGATCGCCTTCCTCGCCGAGGACACCGATTACGGCCGCGCCTCCGTCGCCCTGCTCAAGGGCGAGATCGGCGGCGCCATCCAGGTCGCGTCCGAGGACTACGTCAAGCCGACCGAGGCGGACTTCCTGTCGGTGCTCACCAAGCTGCGCTCGGGCAAGCCCGATGCCATCGCCGTCTTCATGCTGGACCAGCAGGGCGCCAATCTCGCCAAGCAGTATGTCCAGTTCGGCCTCGCCATCCCGCTCGTCGGCCGGCCGCCGCTGATGGCGCCGCAGATCAAGGAGCTGATCGCTCAGGCCAAGTTCGACGGTTCCTGGACCATCTATCCCTATTACGACCAGTACCACAATCCGGCGAACGACGCCTTCGTCGCCGCCTTCGTCGCCGCCAACAAGCAGCCGCCGCATTACGTCGCCTATGGCATCTATGAGAGCGTTCTCGTTGCCGCCGACGCCATCAAGCGGGCCGGATCGGCCGATCCCAAGGCGGTGCGCGATGCGCTGGCCAAGTCCGACTACGCCGGCATTCTCGGGCCGATCGTCTTCGACGCCAACCACCAGGCCCACAACAACATGGTCTATCTGGTGGCCGCCGGCGGCAAGCTCGACGTCAAGGAGTTGCTGCCGGCGCGCTGA
- a CDS encoding branched-chain amino acid ABC transporter permease, producing the protein MDAALLSQLLVNGVCVGLGYGLAAVGLALLFGILDQVNFAHGEVYMVAAFALWFACDQAGVPYWAALPIVVALMAGAGLLLARLVLLPVIDRPFEAVILATLAVSIILQNLVRLGFGATPRHVASPLEGETLVLGPVLVFGQRLFAAALALAALAGLVGLLRGTAAGRAMRAMAQNKDACFMVGIDIRRVTCVSAAIAAALCGLAAVAIAPLFDLYPNMGTDITFKSFAVIIIGGMGNIAGAVAAGLLLGIAESFAGGLVGAAFRDGIGFSLMIVMLLVRPQGLFGKSVRV; encoded by the coding sequence ATGGACGCCGCACTGCTCTCGCAACTCCTGGTCAACGGCGTCTGTGTCGGCCTCGGTTACGGGCTCGCCGCCGTCGGTCTCGCCCTCCTGTTCGGCATTCTCGACCAGGTGAATTTCGCCCATGGCGAGGTCTACATGGTCGCGGCCTTCGCGCTGTGGTTCGCCTGCGACCAGGCCGGGGTGCCGTACTGGGCGGCGCTGCCGATCGTGGTCGCGCTGATGGCCGGGGCGGGGCTGCTGCTCGCCCGCCTCGTGCTGCTGCCGGTGATCGACCGGCCGTTCGAGGCGGTGATCCTGGCGACGCTCGCGGTTTCGATCATCCTGCAGAACCTGGTGCGGCTCGGCTTCGGCGCGACGCCGCGCCATGTCGCCTCGCCGCTGGAAGGCGAGACCCTGGTGCTCGGCCCGGTGCTGGTGTTCGGCCAGCGGCTGTTCGCCGCCGCCCTGGCGCTCGCCGCCCTCGCAGGGCTCGTCGGCCTCCTGCGCGGCACCGCCGCCGGCCGCGCCATGCGGGCGATGGCGCAGAACAAGGATGCCTGCTTCATGGTCGGCATCGACATCCGGCGCGTCACCTGCGTGTCCGCCGCGATCGCCGCCGCCCTGTGCGGCCTCGCCGCGGTGGCGATCGCGCCGCTGTTCGACCTCTATCCCAACATGGGCACCGACATCACCTTCAAGAGCTTCGCCGTGATCATCATCGGCGGCATGGGCAACATCGCCGGCGCGGTGGCGGCGGGACTGCTGCTCGGCATCGCCGAGAGCTTCGCCGGCGGGCTTGTCGGCGCCGCCTTCCGCGACGGCATCGGTTTTTCGCTGATGATCGTGATGCTGCTCGTCCGGCCGCAGGGGCTGTTCGGCAAGTCGGTGCGGGTGTGA
- a CDS encoding nuclear transport factor 2 family protein — MNDIAVGDQDEENLDTRATLDRHWRAVEAGAVEAAGRLYREDAVLEFPQNGERLEGIEAIRARHEAGGPPVDFRLRSTLGQEDLWVNDYFTRRGGKAELTVSIMEFRDGKVARETRYVMAVEPGVLDAAPRA, encoded by the coding sequence ATGAATGATATCGCTGTCGGCGACCAGGACGAAGAAAACCTCGACACGCGCGCCACGCTCGATCGTCACTGGAGGGCGGTGGAAGCTGGTGCGGTGGAGGCCGCCGGCCGTCTCTATCGCGAGGATGCCGTGCTGGAATTTCCCCAGAACGGCGAGCGGCTCGAGGGCATCGAGGCGATCCGCGCCCGCCATGAGGCCGGCGGCCCGCCGGTGGATTTCCGCCTGCGCTCGACGCTCGGCCAGGAAGACCTGTGGGTGAACGACTACTTCACCCGGCGCGGCGGCAAGGCCGAACTCACGGTCAGCATCATGGAGTTTCGCGACGGCAAGGTGGCGCGCGAGACCCGCTACGTGATGGCGGTTGAGCCGGGCGTGCTCGATGCCGCGCCGCGCGCGTGA
- a CDS encoding ABC transporter ATP-binding protein, which translates to MTEPVIRIEGASAGYGDLTILHGVDLAVPAGSWTTIIGANGAGKSTLLKLTAGLIPCRSGAIAFEGRDVTADGALARLKRGIGFVPQGRCNFPMLSVGENLKLGAATRRLRRAELDGELDAMTARFPRLRERWSTLAGNLSGGEQQILEMAMVLLAKPRCLLLDEPSLGLSPQAMDLVFDTIGDLTAKGLSVLIVEQNAEQALERCDYAVVLELGRVSLFDRAAAVLAHPQIRSMFLGL; encoded by the coding sequence TTGACTGAACCGGTGATCCGCATCGAGGGCGCTAGCGCCGGCTATGGCGATCTCACCATCCTTCACGGCGTCGATCTCGCCGTGCCCGCCGGGTCGTGGACGACGATCATCGGCGCCAACGGCGCCGGCAAGTCGACCCTGCTCAAGCTCACCGCCGGGCTGATCCCCTGCCGCAGCGGCGCCATCGCCTTCGAGGGCCGCGACGTCACGGCCGACGGCGCGCTGGCCCGCCTGAAGCGGGGCATCGGCTTCGTGCCGCAGGGCCGCTGCAATTTTCCGATGCTCTCGGTCGGCGAAAACCTCAAGCTCGGCGCCGCCACCCGCCGCCTCAGGCGCGCCGAACTCGATGGCGAGCTGGATGCCATGACCGCGCGGTTTCCGCGGCTGCGCGAGCGCTGGTCAACGCTCGCCGGCAATCTGAGCGGCGGCGAGCAGCAGATCCTGGAAATGGCGATGGTGCTTCTGGCGAAGCCGCGCTGCCTGTTGCTCGACGAGCCCTCGCTCGGCCTGTCGCCGCAGGCCATGGACCTGGTGTTCGACACCATTGGCGACCTCACCGCCAAGGGGCTGTCGGTGCTGATCGTCGAGCAGAACGCCGAGCAGGCGCTGGAGCGCTGCGACTATGCGGTGGTGCTCGAACTCGGCAGGGTGAGTCTGTTCGACCGCGCCGCCGCGGTGCTCGCCCATCCGCAGATCCGCAGCATGTTTCTCGGGTTGTGA
- a CDS encoding S9 family peptidase has product MTDRLPAAPPAAPPAAARRPSSVSHHGLTVDDDYAWLKDANWQKVLQDPTVLDPAIRAHLEAENGYTESVLGHTAALQKKLVAEMRGRIKEDDSSVPAPDGPFAYFRKYREGGQHQLIAREPRGGGDAQIVLDGDDLAKQSEFFQFGGARHSPDHRLEAWSADTRGSEFFTIRIRDWASGADLADAIEETDGSVVWTADASAFYYVRLDENHRPMRVYRHRLGTAQADDVLVYEEQDTGWFTHVHESASGRFCVIASGDHETSEQRLIDLAAPDASPRLVAARQSGVQYSVADRGEELFILTNADDAIDFKIATAPLGDGARGSWRDLIPCRPGVYVLDLELYADHLVRLERRDALPSIVIRDLDSGEEHAIAFDEAAYSLDTMGGYEFDTTTLRFAYSSMTTPSEVYDYDMASRARTLRKRQEVPSGHDPAHYVTTRIMARAADGAEVPVSILYRAGLARDGKAPLLLYGYGSYGHAMPASFSTNRLSLVDRGFVYAIAHIRGGADKGWGWYLEGKREKKTNTFDDFIAAAKALIDERFTSAKRIVGHGGSAGGMLMGAIANRAPGLFAGIVAEVPFVDVLNTMLDESLPLTPPEWPEWGNPIVDAEAFRNILAYSPYDNVAAQDYPAILALAGLTDPRVTYWEPAKWIARLRATMTGGGPVLLRTNMGAGHGGASGRFNRLDEVALAYAFALWAVGHPEAR; this is encoded by the coding sequence ATGACCGATCGCCTCCCCGCCGCACCGCCCGCCGCACCGCCCGCCGCCGCCCGCCGCCCCTCCAGCGTCAGCCATCACGGCCTCACGGTCGATGACGACTATGCCTGGCTCAAGGATGCCAACTGGCAGAAGGTGCTGCAGGATCCGACCGTGCTCGATCCGGCGATCCGCGCCCATCTCGAGGCCGAGAACGGCTATACCGAGAGCGTGCTCGGCCACACCGCGGCGCTGCAGAAGAAGCTGGTCGCCGAGATGCGCGGCCGCATCAAGGAAGACGATTCCAGCGTGCCGGCGCCGGACGGCCCGTTCGCCTACTTCCGCAAGTATCGCGAAGGCGGCCAGCACCAGCTCATCGCCCGCGAGCCGCGCGGCGGCGGCGACGCCCAGATCGTGCTCGACGGCGACGACCTCGCCAAACAGTCGGAGTTCTTCCAGTTCGGCGGCGCGCGCCATTCGCCCGATCACCGGCTCGAGGCCTGGAGCGCCGACACCCGCGGCTCGGAATTCTTCACCATCCGCATCCGCGACTGGGCGAGCGGCGCCGATCTCGCCGACGCCATCGAGGAGACCGACGGCAGCGTGGTGTGGACCGCGGATGCGTCCGCCTTCTACTATGTCCGCCTCGACGAGAACCACCGGCCGATGCGGGTCTATCGCCACCGCCTCGGCACCGCCCAGGCCGACGACGTCCTCGTCTACGAGGAGCAGGACACCGGCTGGTTCACCCATGTCCATGAGAGCGCCAGCGGCCGCTTCTGCGTCATCGCCTCCGGCGATCACGAGACCTCCGAGCAGCGGCTGATCGATCTCGCCGCGCCGGATGCGTCGCCGCGCCTCGTCGCGGCACGGCAGAGCGGAGTGCAATATTCAGTGGCCGATCGCGGCGAGGAGCTCTTCATCCTCACCAATGCCGACGACGCCATCGACTTCAAGATCGCGACCGCGCCGCTCGGCGATGGCGCGCGCGGGAGCTGGCGCGACCTGATCCCCTGCCGGCCCGGCGTCTACGTGCTCGACCTCGAACTCTATGCCGATCACCTGGTGCGGCTGGAGCGGCGCGACGCCCTGCCCTCGATCGTCATCCGCGACCTCGACTCCGGCGAGGAGCACGCCATCGCCTTCGACGAGGCCGCCTATTCGCTCGACACCATGGGCGGCTACGAATTCGACACCACGACGCTGCGCTTTGCCTATTCGTCGATGACGACGCCGTCGGAAGTCTACGACTACGACATGGCGAGCCGCGCGCGCACCCTGCGCAAGCGCCAGGAAGTGCCGTCCGGCCACGACCCGGCCCATTATGTCACGACGCGGATCATGGCGAGGGCCGCCGACGGCGCCGAGGTGCCGGTCTCGATCCTCTATCGCGCCGGCCTCGCGCGCGACGGCAAGGCACCGCTGCTGCTCTACGGCTATGGCTCCTATGGTCACGCCATGCCGGCATCGTTCTCCACCAACCGCCTGTCGCTGGTCGACCGCGGCTTCGTCTACGCCATCGCCCATATCCGCGGCGGCGCCGACAAGGGCTGGGGCTGGTATCTCGAGGGCAAGCGCGAGAAGAAGACCAACACCTTCGACGATTTCATCGCCGCGGCGAAGGCGCTGATCGACGAGCGCTTTACTTCGGCCAAGCGCATCGTCGGCCATGGCGGCTCGGCCGGCGGCATGCTGATGGGCGCGATCGCCAACCGCGCCCCGGGGCTGTTCGCCGGCATCGTCGCCGAGGTGCCCTTCGTCGACGTGCTCAACACCATGCTCGACGAGAGCCTGCCGCTGACCCCGCCGGAATGGCCGGAATGGGGCAATCCGATCGTCGACGCCGAGGCCTTCCGCAACATCCTCGCCTACTCTCCCTACGACAATGTCGCGGCGCAGGACTATCCGGCGATCCTGGCGCTGGCCGGCCTGACCGATCCGCGCGTCACCTATTGGGAGCCGGCGAAATGGATCGCGCGGCTGCGCGCCACCATGACCGGCGGCGGGCCGGTGCTGCTGCGCACCAACATGGGCGCCGGCCATGGCGGCGCGTCGGGCCGCTTCAATCGCCTCGACGAGGTCGCACTGGCCTATGCCTTCGCGCTGTGGGCGGTCGGCCATCCCGAGGCGCGCTGA
- a CDS encoding SDR family NAD(P)-dependent oxidoreductase — MTAADAGLRHGARDSGLAGGFPLGTVAVITGAAGGIGRAVALRLAASGARLALIDLDGDGLDGVVSAVRADGAEAEGVIADVAEEAAMTQAAAAIEARFGDCAVLVNNAGVLLRGRFFDEEAPAQWSRTIGVNLGGAFFASRAFLPALRATRGCIVNVASVHSFSAVGNSAAYTASKGGLKQFTQALAVELASDGIRVNAVAPGAVRTAMTGEAANLEGPSGFLARVPLRRLGEPDEVAHAVHFLASPQASYITGITLPVDGGYLAG, encoded by the coding sequence ATGACCGCGGCGGATGCAGGGCTTCGGCACGGCGCGCGCGACAGCGGTCTTGCCGGCGGCTTTCCCCTCGGCACGGTGGCGGTCATCACCGGCGCCGCCGGCGGCATCGGGCGCGCGGTGGCGCTGCGGCTCGCCGCCTCGGGCGCGCGGCTGGCGCTGATCGACCTCGACGGCGACGGGCTCGATGGCGTGGTGTCGGCCGTGCGCGCCGACGGCGCCGAGGCCGAAGGCGTCATCGCCGACGTGGCCGAGGAGGCGGCGATGACGCAGGCCGCCGCCGCCATCGAGGCGCGGTTCGGCGACTGCGCGGTGCTGGTCAACAATGCCGGGGTGCTGCTGCGCGGGCGCTTCTTCGACGAGGAGGCGCCGGCGCAATGGTCGCGGACCATCGGCGTCAATCTCGGCGGCGCCTTCTTTGCCAGCCGCGCCTTCCTGCCGGCGCTGAGGGCGACGCGTGGCTGCATCGTCAATGTCGCCTCGGTGCATTCCTTCAGCGCGGTGGGCAATTCCGCCGCCTACACCGCCTCCAAGGGTGGGCTCAAGCAGTTCACCCAGGCGCTCGCCGTCGAACTCGCGTCCGACGGCATCCGCGTCAATGCGGTGGCGCCGGGCGCCGTGCGCACCGCCATGACCGGCGAAGCCGCCAACCTTGAAGGGCCGTCGGGCTTTCTCGCGCGCGTTCCGCTGCGGCGGCTCGGCGAACCCGACGAGGTCGCCCATGCCGTCCATTTCCTCGCATCGCCGCAGGCGAGCTACATCACCGGAATTACGCTTCCGGTCGATGGCGGCTATCTCGCAGGATAA
- a CDS encoding branched-chain amino acid ABC transporter permease, with protein MASLTPYLAHIAIMTCIYVMLVQSLNLMLGYSGLLSLATPAFLGMGAYSAALLGFAHVDSTLSFVCAAAIGAATGLVLGVPSLRLSRHSFVIVTLSFTLLLQLVASNWVDLTHGAMGLSDIPAVRLFGRTLAGKSGWLVLVGGLAACVVIATFLIVSSRLGRAMIAVRDNEPLAVAAGIDPLKIRLFAFAVSGAFAGLAGACYAHYISFIDPGVFGFWFSEPLLVMVVLGGSGTLWGPVLGAVVFTALPELLRLAPEIRSLLYGIILLLAVLYLPRGLGTWFGRPAPAGAGVGK; from the coding sequence ATGGCTTCGCTGACGCCCTATCTCGCCCACATCGCCATCATGACCTGCATCTACGTGATGCTGGTGCAGTCGCTCAACCTGATGCTGGGCTACTCCGGCCTGTTGTCGCTGGCCACGCCGGCCTTCCTCGGCATGGGCGCCTATAGCGCCGCGCTGCTCGGCTTCGCCCATGTCGATTCGACGTTGAGCTTTGTCTGCGCCGCGGCGATCGGCGCGGCGACCGGGCTCGTGCTCGGCGTGCCGTCGCTGCGGCTGTCGCGGCATTCCTTCGTCATCGTCACGCTCTCCTTCACGCTGCTGCTGCAGCTCGTCGCCAGCAACTGGGTCGATCTCACCCATGGCGCCATGGGCCTGTCCGACATTCCCGCGGTGCGGCTGTTCGGCCGGACGCTCGCCGGCAAGAGCGGCTGGCTCGTCCTCGTCGGCGGGCTCGCGGCCTGCGTCGTTATCGCCACCTTCCTGATCGTCTCGTCGCGGCTGGGGCGGGCGATGATCGCGGTGCGCGACAACGAGCCGCTGGCGGTCGCCGCCGGCATCGACCCGCTGAAGATCCGCCTGTTCGCCTTCGCCGTCTCCGGCGCCTTCGCCGGTCTCGCCGGCGCCTGCTACGCCCATTACATCTCCTTTATCGATCCCGGCGTGTTCGGCTTCTGGTTCTCCGAGCCGCTCCTGGTCATGGTGGTGCTGGGCGGCTCCGGCACGCTGTGGGGCCCGGTGCTGGGCGCCGTGGTCTTCACCGCGCTGCCGGAACTGCTGCGCCTCGCGCCGGAGATCCGCTCGCTGCTCTACGGCATCATCCTGCTGCTGGCGGTGCTCTATCTGCCGCGCGGCCTCGGCACCTGGTTCGGACGGCCGGCGCCGGCCGGCGCAGGCGTGGGGAAATGA
- a CDS encoding diguanylate cyclase, which yields MSEVETIPGDRIGWTRVVARVAPKVLQLVDAVARDQAPALADEFYRVLLQDPEIAIILDHQEVDRRLRQAMREWIVTLLSNPCPEKVADLIALQKRVGEIHARIKVRFDHVLRGARILKRSIVAALWDRATDDDTRRGAIVLAATLIDLAMEEMAGQYSNASESAVRVDAAYQSHTVRTNVSLERERQRAALFDWTSRFLREALMTRSVDEAVSLGHSAFGMWVRHKARALFTADSGLAEINMAIANIDDTLLPACRLAERADDPVELHRRVKQVLSDVERLGASTDAMFDQLIQLEAGRDALSLLLNRRFLPTILTREIELSRRINDSFAIFLLDIDHFKSINDLHGHPVGDLAIKHVAEVLTSIVRSGDFLFRYGGEEFLVICVEVDAERAGFIAEKIRKGIAAKPLVLDDGTSVPITVSIGIAVHDGHPDFERLIDRADKALYRAKDAGRNICITG from the coding sequence ATGTCCGAAGTCGAGACCATCCCGGGCGACAGAATTGGCTGGACCAGGGTCGTTGCCAGGGTCGCGCCGAAGGTCCTGCAGCTCGTCGACGCCGTGGCCAGAGATCAAGCGCCCGCGCTCGCCGACGAATTCTATCGGGTCCTCCTCCAGGATCCGGAGATCGCGATCATTCTCGACCATCAGGAGGTGGACAGACGTCTGCGCCAGGCGATGCGGGAATGGATCGTCACCCTGTTGTCGAATCCCTGTCCGGAGAAGGTCGCGGACCTGATCGCCTTGCAGAAACGGGTGGGAGAGATTCATGCCAGGATCAAGGTTCGTTTCGATCATGTCCTGCGTGGTGCCCGGATCCTGAAGCGGTCCATCGTCGCGGCGCTCTGGGATCGCGCGACGGACGACGACACCCGAAGGGGCGCCATCGTTCTTGCCGCCACCCTGATCGATCTCGCCATGGAGGAGATGGCGGGCCAGTATTCCAACGCCAGCGAATCCGCCGTGCGGGTGGATGCCGCCTATCAATCCCACACGGTGAGGACCAACGTCTCGCTCGAGCGCGAGCGGCAGCGAGCAGCGCTCTTCGACTGGACCAGCCGGTTTCTGCGCGAAGCGCTGATGACGCGCAGCGTCGACGAGGCCGTGTCGCTCGGGCATTCCGCGTTCGGCATGTGGGTTCGGCACAAGGCCAGGGCCCTGTTCACGGCCGACAGCGGGCTCGCCGAGATCAATATGGCCATCGCAAACATCGACGATACGCTGCTGCCCGCCTGCCGCCTCGCCGAACGCGCGGACGATCCCGTCGAACTGCATCGGCGCGTGAAGCAGGTGCTGTCCGACGTCGAGCGCCTCGGTGCGTCGACCGACGCCATGTTCGACCAGTTGATCCAGCTCGAAGCCGGCCGGGATGCGCTCTCGCTTCTGCTCAACAGGCGATTTCTGCCCACCATTCTGACGCGCGAGATCGAGCTCAGCCGGCGCATCAACGACAGCTTCGCGATCTTTCTGCTCGACATCGACCACTTCAAGTCGATCAACGATCTTCACGGCCATCCAGTCGGCGACCTCGCGATCAAGCACGTGGCCGAGGTCCTGACCTCGATCGTCCGCAGCGGCGACTTCCTGTTCCGCTATGGCGGCGAGGAGTTCCTCGTCATCTGCGTCGAAGTCGACGCGGAACGCGCCGGCTTCATCGCCGAAAAGATCAGGAAAGGCATCGCCGCCAAACCCCTGGTCCTGGACGACGGCACGTCGGTGCCGATCACCGTTTCCATCGGCATCGCGGTCCATGACGGCCACCCTGATTTCGAACGGCTGATCGACCGGGCCGACAAGGCGCTCTATCGCGCCAAGGACGCGGGCCGGAACATCTGCATCACCGGCTGA
- a CDS encoding bacterioferritin-associated ferredoxin, translating into MIVCSCNVLSDHDIRNAVAVQTPRTAGQVYGCLGCSARCGRCVQTIRKIMDDAQSACASTCRGAHDGGS; encoded by the coding sequence ATGATCGTCTGCTCCTGCAATGTCCTGTCCGACCACGACATCCGCAACGCGGTCGCCGTCCAGACGCCGCGCACCGCCGGACAGGTCTATGGCTGCCTCGGCTGCAGCGCCCGATGCGGCCGCTGCGTGCAGACCATCCGCAAGATCATGGACGACGCGCAAAGTGCCTGTGCGTCGACCTGCCGCGGCGCGCATGACGGCGGCAGTTGA
- the bfr gene encoding bacterioferritin, with translation MKGEQKVIEYLNKALRHELTAVNQYWLHFRLLDNWGLKDLAKKWRAESIEEMQHADKLIDRIIFLDGFPNLQVLDPLQIGQNVEEILDCDLKAEYSARALYEEAATHCHAVKDYVTRDLFEGLMKDEESHIDFLETQVDLVKRIGINLYSQHHIGELEHD, from the coding sequence ATGAAGGGCGAGCAGAAGGTCATCGAATACCTCAACAAGGCGCTGCGGCACGAGCTCACCGCGGTCAACCAGTACTGGCTGCACTTCCGCCTGCTCGACAACTGGGGCCTGAAGGATCTCGCCAAGAAATGGCGCGCCGAATCCATCGAGGAGATGCAGCACGCCGACAAGCTGATCGATCGCATCATCTTCCTCGACGGCTTCCCCAACTTGCAGGTGCTCGATCCGCTGCAGATCGGCCAGAACGTCGAGGAGATCCTCGATTGCGACCTCAAGGCCGAATATTCCGCCCGCGCGCTCTACGAGGAGGCGGCGACCCATTGCCACGCGGTCAAGGATTACGTCACGCGCGACCTGTTCGAAGGGCTGATGAAGGACGAGGAGAGCCACATCGACTTCCTCGAAACCCAGGTCGATCTCGTCAAGCGGATCGGCATCAACCTCTACTCCCAGCACCATATCGGCGAGCTGGAGCACGATTGA
- a CDS encoding GIY-YIG nuclease family protein, translating to MSESADDGNCVYVLGCATAARYLTYVGWTNDLPRRLAKHNAGTGARSTRGRSWTVLHIETYATRSEAMSREWHLKRDRAFRKQLAERAKAGKRGRDD from the coding sequence ATGAGCGAATCGGCTGACGACGGCAACTGCGTCTATGTGCTCGGCTGCGCCACCGCGGCCCGCTACCTGACCTATGTCGGCTGGACCAACGACCTGCCGCGCCGCCTTGCCAAGCACAACGCCGGCACCGGGGCGCGCTCGACCCGCGGCCGGAGCTGGACTGTCCTCCATATCGAGACCTACGCGACGCGCAGCGAAGCCATGAGCCGCGAATGGCATCTCAAGCGCGACCGCGCCTTCCGCAAGCAGCTGGCCGAGCGGGCGAAAGCGGGCAAGCGCGGCCGTGACGACTGA